The genomic segment GCTGAAGACACCGCTGCAGATGGTGGGGTGGGCCTTCTCGGTCGTGGGGTGGACGATCCGGAATCTGCGGCGGGTCCGACGGACCCTGCCGGCGGGCTCGGTCATCGTGGTGCACGGCGACACGATGACGACGGTCCTCGGCACGTTCATCGGGCGACTCCTGCGAACGCCGGTCGCGCACATCGAAGCAGGACTGCGGTCCGGCGATTGGCGGCATCCGTTCCCCGAAGAGCTCGATCGGCGCATCGTGGGCGTGTTCGCCCAGATCCACTACGTTCCGTCGCAAGAGGCGGCAGACAACCTGCGCGGGCGCGAGAACGTGGTGCTGACGCACGGCAACACCGCCAAGGATGCCGTGCGCGACGCGGCAGCGGCGGCTGGCCCCGAGGCCGGCGCCGAGGGCGCGTACGCGCTGGTGCTCCTGCACCGCTACGAGTTCATCTCGAACCAGGCGCTCGTGCGCGACACCCTGCGCACACTCTCCGCGCACAGCGAGGTCCCGCTGCGCCTCATCGTCGACTCGTATTCGCGCGGTGCGATCGAGCAGACGATCGAGGACG from the Microbacterium atlanticum genome contains:
- a CDS encoding UDP-N-acetylglucosamine 2-epimerase; this encodes MIVFIYGTTAEAIKIAPVARRLRARGIPYTQWITQQHTEALRRAIPELGLDAPSEVIADGWRGKPLKTPLQMVGWAFSVVGWTIRNLRRVRRTLPAGSVIVVHGDTMTTVLGTFIGRLLRTPVAHIEAGLRSGDWRHPFPEELDRRIVGVFAQIHYVPSQEAADNLRGRENVVLTHGNTAKDAVRDAAAAAGPEAGAEGAYALVLLHRYEFISNQALVRDTLRTLSAHSEVPLRLIVDSYSRGAIEQTIEDEGLAGFTLITKLEHGRFVAAMKGAEFIVTDSGGIQQEAAALGVPTLIHRKVTEGREGFGSSAVLSGWDLSVLREFLASYERLRTGDAGADASPSEIIVDDLVARGLAVPS